GGTGAAACTGTTCTgtgattatatttacatttacatacatcaCACCTCATTCTTTACCTCTATAATTCAGGTACTGAAAAGGTACTAAAAGAACATCCAGTGCTTCTCAGAGTCAGACAGTTCCATAATGGCAGTCTTTAAAGTATCAAGTGGCAGGGAGTCCCATCAGTTAAGAGCGAGTCAGTGCGGCTGCTGTTCTGCCTCGCTGGAGTGCTTAAAACCTTTATCATCACGGTTCAGTCCCGCAGCGGCACACAAGGCTGCCGTAAAGGGACGAGAGCACGCCACTGAATGCATTGAAAGCAGATCGCCGTTTAGGGATTATGCGAGTTTGCTGCTGACAGGTTCAGTGGAGTGGCAAAGAGAAGCGCTTCTGTGCGCGCCATGTGTAATCTTTCCCTGTGAGAGGGAAGATGAACGGGGAGAGCaaaagagcgagagaaagagcGAGTGAGAGAAATTCAATTACTTGCAGTTTGGTCAGAGTTGGCCTCGGGCCCCCGATGAAGGGTTCCTGCTTCAGTTTGGGGGCTTCGTGCTGTGCTCCACTGGGTTGAGGGGCCTCTGGGTGAGGAGGGCAAGGTTCAGCTGTGTTGAGACTGTGGAGGGTCATCCCACAATCCTTTGCGGCCCTCAGTACACTGGGGAGCTCCTGCACTCGCTGGTACCATCTCAACAGCAAGGGCAGATGGGAGAGGGAGGAGGCAGCATGCTTTTGGAGGGAGATCTGCAATTGTTTAAACAGAGATATTATAAAAAGACTTTTAACAATATTCATAGTTTTATGGAAGGTATTGGTTTtcttaaaagggtcatgacatgaagaatcaaattttcctttatCTTTTTACAAGATACCATTGTACAATAAAAacttactgtaagtttcagaactcaaaacttcctactcactgcaaaaagagcatttgttgaaaccaagttgCCAAAACGACTCGTTTTGTACatcctccacaacaacacaccCAAAGCCTATTTTACCTTTTCATTTACAGTAGCCAAACCACattcatgaaaatgttttaaagcaAGGTTTCCCAAACAGGGGTTCAAGAATACAAGAAGAGGTTCATGATGGAACTGCAGCAGGTGAGACTTTTGTATAAATGCCAATTTCAAGTTAAATTAAATAGAatgtgtataaaaaaaatgtattacattataataaaatgtgtaaaattaaaaCAATCAAAATATAACATTACTATGATCTTGTAAAGAAATCTCTGTcatttaaatcacaattaatttatgcctataatataaatgtatagagcATTTAGAAAGCAAACCTTAAACTCTCATgggatatttaaaattaaatcaaataattaaatataattcataataaatatatacattctaattttattaaaataaattacaaattttttttaaataaaatctaaacaaaactaccaaaatattaattaaatataactttatattcccaaaatataactttatatagaaatatttgtcattaaatgtattattcatatatatatatatatatatatatatatatatatatatatatatatatatataaagttatagCATCACTTAAATCtctttatttacagtaattttgAAATCTTAATAggttattaaaaaatgtttttttttaaatcttttttaattaacatgttttttttttttaatctatacaATAAAAACAACCAAAATATTAATTCAATATAACTGTCTCTGATAGAAAAATctgttatattacatttattaacaattatatttattgaaAGGTTGTAAAATGTCCCAAATTTAAACAATCaataacttattttttttattatataactatacagtatataacatcaTGTAACCAAAGTATAACTTTCTgtgatcttaaaaaaaaaagaaaagaaaagctttTTAATGTATCACTCATTATATAACTACTAGAGTAAACAATGTAGACAATAGGGGTTAAGCTGCCAAAAAGGCTGAAAACAGGACACATTTCAAAACAAATGTACAATTGCTACGGCAAACAGGCTTGCATTCTGTCTCACATTCTGTTGTGCAAACTAGGAGTTTTACTAAAAGTGAATGaatattaaaaaatgtgcaatgaCAGCGAGCCGCAGTGCCTTAAGTAACCCATCAAAGTGTTGTGTCCACTGAAGTGAGAGCAGGATTTCCAGCTCTCTGGCGCTCCTATCATCGCTCTGCAGAGGAAAGAGGGAAGAAGAGAACAGAAGGAGGGAGACATGCTAGACGGAGTGTGAAATGAGAAGGCACCGATGCGCCGCTTACCACACAGAACCGAGAGCGAGAAAACGGTAGGGGAGAGACGGGAGAATGAGCAAAGATGAGGGGAGAGAAACAAAGACAGAGAACAGAGCAAGAAAGGAAGAGAAATGGATggacagacacaaacagacaaatacacactgACCCCAAAGACACATCACAGGTTAACTGAAGGCCAAGGGACATAATCTGTGCACAAGTTCAAGGAGTGAATGTGTTCAGGGGCATCATGAAGACATGTTTTCTCTGTCACTGTCGATTTAGACACAATAACTAATaacgtcaatgtaagtctatgcgATCTGAGTAAATATTTTGAGCTATCATTAATGTCCATAGTACATACGGTGCAGGATGAGTTATGCACTGAAGTATAATTCCCAAGGTTAGGTGTTTGTTTCAATCATTTATTCCAAAGTATGATAGCATAAAACCTTAGCAAGTGTCACTAATGATTAAAGTGCTGTTTGTCTATAATGagcatcattttattatttcatttgaacGCTTCCATTCAAAAGCAAAAGAGTCTAATTATAAACTCACTGAGAACCACACTGAATAATAATAAGCATTTCAAAAAGTCAAGAACACATCTGTGTCTAATACGGCGTGAAAGCACTTGTGAATATCAAAGATCTATTCTACGGCAAAACTAGATAGAAGAATGTCTCACTTTCTGATGAATAGTAATTCATGGGTAAATTAGGGTAATCTGGGTCACTGTGTAATATGGGACTCAGTGACTCTTTAGTGGTGgatgggttgcaggtctgttcagAACAGGGGAAAAAATGATGCTAAAtgctaattataaaatataactatttaaCTATTTAAGCTTATATAGTTTGTATAGCCTCCTGGGACCAGAGCGTGATTCTGTCACTGTGTGCAAATAAAATTTCCCATTTTGATttttaactagtagcacctaataaacatgcaataataattctagagcaaatagttttcctaaaaattgatggcaATACACAATgatcagccacatcattaaaaacacctgcctaatattgtgtaggtccccctcgtgccgccaaaaccgcccccaacccgcatctcagtatagcattctcacaacaattgtacagaacggttatatgagttacagtagactttgtcagtttgaaccagtctggcaattcgctgttgatctctctcatcaacaaggcatttctgtccacaaaactgccgctcactgaatgttttttgcttttggcaccattcggcaccattctagagactgttgtgtgtgaaaaacccaggagatcagaagttacagcagtactcaaaccagcccatctgacaccaaaaatcatgccatggtccaaatcaattgagatcacattttttcccattctgatggttgatgtgaacattaactgaagctcctgacccgtatcgcatgagtttatgcactgctgccacacgattggctgattagataatcgcatggatgatggTTGGTGCCAACCCATCTGCATCCCACCTGGAACCCATTTTGGGTTCATCCACCACTAGAGAGTCAATGAGTCCCACATTACACAGTGACCCAGATTAACCTAATTTGCCCCATGAATTATTATTCAACACAAAGTTTACTATTCAAACTAAATTACTattcaaacaaaaaatatccagtttgTGGCACTTCTACCGATGGAAaccccttgttgatgagagaggtcaacagagaatggccagactggttcgaactgacaaagtctacgataactcagataaccgctctgtacaattgtggtgagaagaatatcatctcagaatgctatactgagcctgaaactgaacttttggtcagattttaggagtgaatgcacttagctgcatagagagctataggatgctcccttgctccctatttagtgaatggctTAACCtatagtgtgctgtctgtctgcactggtcacaGAACAGTTGGAAATGCAccgtattttcatcctaactccatataaagcctctgaaagcaacatttttcttttcaatgtGAATATGCACAGTATATATAGGATTGTAATGAAAACCCTGTGCTAATGTGTACATTAGTGTACACTGTGTTTATCAGCGTGGCGTATTCGCAATAAAtcactgaaatttaaaaaaatggcatatcgaatGAAAATAgggactcaaacaggtttcaatgcaAAAACTTAAttgggtttcttaccagatgcagttttgttggtgtttctcccaaaagaCAAACcctgctgtgatcagcgccatgttgttttgtctcatgacgttgaaagtttaacccttttatGACAGCTCAgattcttctgaactgagatcagtcggtttaaatgaatttcaattatgcgttgcatatagcaaagccaaaatacaacatccacgcatATGTAAGCGGGGTCGCACGAGAATAGCAAAATATATCTGTTTATAAACATTTAAGAGAGGAGAAAATGCTTCAAACGTGTTTTGTTGCTGACTTCATAGGCTGTGCTTCTAATGAAACTCATGTatggtattttggcacaaattaccAGTAAGCTGTCACTTGGTATAATGCAAGTAAGGCAGATTGCATAATATGTCCTTATACTCAAAAACCAGGAACAAAATTATGAAaggtaaaagaaaaaacaatctaGACTACATTAAATCTGGGTTCATTTGTACCAACGAAAACAAGCTTTCTGCCCAACACAATGTGCTTTGTGCTGTAAATTATGGGCTGCCAAGAGCATCAGTCCATTACTTTTCAAactccatttaaaatacaataataataaaccaattaTTAAAAGCCAatattttaaaggacatttttgctTACTTTTTTACTTGATTTAATACCTGGGTTCAGAAGCAAACCCAATTAAGTATCACTGTTGTACATTTCTTTCACTATCACAAGTAAAGATTTTGTTGTATGAAGTGTTacgatgaaaaataaatattgtgattataaaaagtgtaattaaaaaaaaaagacccagATAACCCTAATTGACCCTACAGAATAAGTGGAAACATATTgggatttttttaattgatgtttCCTACCAGGTACTGATGGATGCATGGCAGCAAGACTACATCAGTGAGAGTGAAGTACAGCCCCTCTGCAAACACATGTTCCAACTCTGGCAGGTCTGTGGTCTTGACTTTCCTTATGTCAGAGCACTCTCTAGTGGACACAGGGGGAACTGCATCCATAGAGAGTTTCACCAGAGCAGCACTGAGCTCAACTCCATGATCCGATTCACTTAGGTGGCCCTGAGTTAAGGGGCCCCCCTCACTGCTGGAGCCATTTAGTTGGGCTTCACTCTGAGAGGACGtcttcttctgctgttgtagcttcTGTCGGCGTATCTTGTCATCATTGTGGACTTTGACAGGTTCTCCTAACCTCTTCTCCAGGTTCAGGATTGCAGATGGCACCTGATGTGTATGTTCTTCTGGGTTTTGTAAATGTTTCTCGACCGCAGAGGGAATGTCCAGCTCACACAGTCTGGTCCATTGACTCACCTGAGGAGCAGAAGATATACAAAATCAATCAACTACAAATAAATGTGACTTATcgtttcctgtctccacttttaatatttagtttagtactacttataataataaatacaaattaaaggggacctattatgcaaaattcacttttacatggtgtttgaacataaatgtgtgttggcagtgtgtgtacacaaccaccctataatgataacaATCCACCCAgccctttttttttaatccccattaatcataagcactgtctcagaaccagccgttcgcagattctgtacaagtgatgtcactttgtacaggccccgcccacgaATGTTGACGAACACTGCTgatggacatgtttgtttgttagttttactacagtaaaattatgttaaagggatagttcaaaaattttaattctctcatcatttactcatttactccCTCATGtggtcccagatgtgtatgactttctttcttctgcagaacacaaacaaaagattttgggaagaatatttcagctctgtaggtccattctatgcaagtgaatggtgaccagaactttgaagctcaaaaatgcacataatggcagcataaatgtaatccataagactccagtggttaaatccatgtcttcagaagtaatatgataggtgtgggtgagaaacagataaatattttagacTTTTTTCtatcaatctctactttcacattctttatttatttttttgtgtcgcATTTTTCGTGCATACTGCCACCTacctggcagggaggagaatttatctttaaaaaaggactttgatattgaactgtttctcatccacacctatcatataatttcagaaggcatagatttaaccactggagttgtgtggattacttttatgctgcctcgaTGAGTTTTTTTGAGGTTTAAAGTTTTGGACTCTTTtgatttatggacctacagagctgagatattcttctaattttttgtttgtgttctgcagaataaagaaagtcaaccacaactgggacggcatgagggtgagtaaatgatgagagaattttcattttggggtgaactaatcctttgaGGCTACAATGTGAActcattcattcaaattaaaccatcaacatttttgtttgtgattGTGCCAGTAACAAATCAAACCTATTAATATGGCAGGAGACACCTGCACAGATATTTCAAACTCCATCTCACCTCAGCACAAGCCTTAAGACAGGTGTTCTTGAAGCCCAGGAGTGACGCCACATCTCTGCGGCCTGGTTTTAGCTTACAAGTCCTCTGAATGATGTGTCTCAATACGACAGCTAGACCGGCTCTGCAAAAGCAAACGTCAGGCTCTAATGCAGCTGGGAGACGGCACATCCTAACCAGCTCTGGCAGCTCGTCCCTCATCACCTCAGAAACACAGAGACCCTCTGGCACCAGATCTGACAGGGACTGCAGGATGCCAGGCTGATCAGTGACCAGGAAGGCATGGAAAGATGTGCACTCCGTGTAGGAGATGAGGAAGAGGACGATGGAGGAGTGCAAGGGAAGAGACACAGTGTCATTCTGATTGGACACTTCCAGATAAAGACTCTCCCTGTCAGACTGTGGATCTGTTTGCTTCATTTGGATACTCTGGTGTTGGTGTATGCTGAAATAGAAACACATGatcttaatttaaatgtttattatttcagTTAAATCTGAATCTATGACACCTTGGTGTAACATcagtaggttagggttagtaggCTACTTGTAAGGgacacaaacaacaaaaacaaatgtatgttGGTATGTACTGtggaaaagtattttaaaatggatAAATGTTTTGGTGGTATAAGTAACTTTACATGCATATTAGTGGTCAACTACGAACAAATATAAGAATCAATTAAAATATGtatctatttaaaatgtacatacattttattcactAAGTGACATTAAGTACTTGGATGTAGCTTCAtggaaaaataacaaaacaatgtaaattttACCTACATTTTAGTtgagagaaaacaaaatcatgCGCTACTGTTTGTGTCACATTAAAAACATTCCAACTGTAAACCGATAACCCCGTTTGAGTTCCACCAGCACTTCTTCCGGTTCGTGACTTGATAGGAACCGTCTGGCTGCAAAAGTCTCACGTGAGTCACATTTTCTATTACTGGGGTTAgagtttaggattagggttaagGTTATGGCGAGGCTGATGGTGTTAATATGCGTATGGATtatgtgggactccaaataaacacaataaaccaaAAGTGTATGAATGTCGCATGCGACTCTCGCGAGAGTTTTGCAGGTATGGGGTTCCTTTCAAGACATTGGAAATTGAGCACGATGGTCGGATCTTAAATGACGCTGAGattgttaacattttacataaacACTCGGAAATACAACAGTAAAGTTTATTAAGAGTACGGGTAGATTTGCTTTATAGAACTGAAAGCAGATTCCATATCTATGATTTGGAAACATGGTTAAGAAAATAAAGTCTCAAATAAAAGCACAGACCTAGATGAAATAATGAAAATCTAATGTATTTTACACTATGGTCAGGgatggggagtaatggaatacatgtaacgggattacgtatttaaaatacaaaatacaagtaactgtattccactagaaTTACAatgtaaatcattggtaattCAAATActgttcaaaaagtattttgattaccaaagagattacttagcattttattgtcatgtgtttcatttaatatttagtcctttcagatagaaaaatgtaaacatattaatgatgcgatccaaagggcaaacagcggtgaaacactttcttatgaaagtgtttcaccgctgtctGCTTCattcgagcagacagagaagtttagagcagaagaaatagaaataaaccttgtgtaaattgtcagctttatgctaggctaaaatgctatttctagccattttacatgcacgttaccaggcacgattttttatcaagaaaattcacgttgcaTGAAGGGCTGCACCAGGGGCTGGTGGACTTGCTGCCGTCCGACATGGGAGTGAGCTGGCATCCAGCAGAGGGTCTGCCTTatccagaaacattgatcatgatctataattctgcaataaattgaatggcatctatgctaatattattctatttttttccctgtctcaacctcaggacccatatcctgaggtcaccagaaacAGCTCCATTCTTGCTTAGTGTTGTACTCCACTGCTACGTTTCTGagtgatgactaatagcagcccgtgccagccaaacatcacttcagtctattttgatggacttcagaggatgaactgatgccgactccaaccataagacatatgATACTTCATACgctattgcctgaaccttggCCTTAAGATAGAGCTCACCGAAATTGAAttgctggttgaactgcgatgcacctcactgatcactTCCTGCATCaccacactcttgaaatggaatatgtAGATTAtcaattgccaaaaaaaaccttcatcagccaattaacaaggacaattttatgtgaacttctgcagttaagaTTACATTAGTTATTAatcagttcatacaaaatctttgtttaaagacTAACCCTTATGtagttttataattttaaaccatgacttacactatacatatgtaatattgtattcatgatgttagctagaggggaaatggacccccacagtgagcctggtttctagTTATTTaactccattaaccaacatcttatgaagttgtttttcttgccacagtcgcttgcGGCTTGCTCACTCGGGTTctaaatgcattattttatttaattacttattgtaAAAACAGTTCagtcatattttatcaaatacAATGATGACTTAAGACAGTCTAGACATTGCGGTTTcattctgttaatgcatgattttctgtaaagtgtttttgaaatgatgtgttgtgaaaggtgctatacaaataaaatgactttacagtataaaaattgtattgaacaaaacaaattcatgaattaaaaaaataaaaaagtcaataCATACATGGATTTGGGAAAACCAGGCAGATATACAGTATGATTCTGACATATCTATTAATATGTCGATTTTCCACTGTATTTTAATATCATCTTGCCTATTTTGCAGAAATTCCTTGACTCCGTGACTTCGATGAAATTCTTTTTGAAGACAGTAGCAATACCACAGTGCATCACCAAGGGGTAAGACCGAAATCTTCAAAACTGTTCACCAAATGACATTATAATGAATAATCAATTAAATTTCACACCAGCAATAACAAATTAACCTTGTTAGCTAAAATATGTCATTCTCAGGTTAGTTCCAGTTAATGGTCATGCATGTACTTggtaaaaagacaaataatttccaCTTCAAAACCATTATGATCAGAATCAGTTTTATTTCCAGGTAGGTTTACAcataaggaatttgtcttggtgacaggagcttccagtgcacaatacagcaacaagacagataataaaaaaataaattttatatataaaaataaaaaaagcatatatagaaaacacaaaacaaaatatatatgtacAATACATAGTACAAATTTAATTACTGATTTTTCCAGCATTTTCCCGCACTCTAGAAgtatatagttcttgaagggagggcagggggcaaccaataatcctcttagtctgaactgtcctttgtagtcatCCGATATCGTAGCTGAATCAAACCaaacagttactgaagtgcagagtaCAGACTCAAAATGACAGCGGTGTAGAACTGTATCGagtgaacttcctcaactggtgaaggttctacaacctctgatgggcccTTTTCCACAGTGGAGTCAATGCAAGTCTCACACTTCAGGtcatgtgagatggtagtgcccaggaacccgAATGACTCCAGTGCTgcttagaatggtgagggggctCAATGTTggagtgttcctcctaaagtccacaatcacaGTTTtgagtgttcagctccaggttgttttgactgcaccagacagccagctgttcaacctctctTCTGTATGCCTGTCCCcggtctcactagctgctgcctatccaTCAGAAAGCTGGCAATTCACcaacagatagacgtgggaacagagagttagtgtcatttagtctggagaatagctgggatgatggtttTGAAAgacgaactgaagtccacaaaaaggaccCTTGCACGTCCCCGGTCTGTcaagatgttgcaggatatgatgcaatccaatGTTGCTTGAATTATGTAACCCAGGTGCAGGAGTTTATTCAACAGGTTACTTCAACAgcaaacaggaagtcatggctggaGCTCAAACAGGTAACCTCGACATCACACAGGATGAAAGGAGAGTCAGGTGCATAAACCGTGGAGATGGTAAGTATCTCCAGACATAAAGAATCCTCCACGTTTTCAATGTCTAGTTCACCGAGCTTAAGTGCGTGCTCAAAGTTCAGAAGGGGCGTTTCAAACAGGGGAGTAGGGATACGGTAAACAGGGAATTTAAAGAGTCACTTATCGTATGTGTTTGTAGAGGAACGTAAACAAACTTGTGAGGGAGATGCGAGGAAGTAGATCAAGCGTAACACTCACAAAACTAGTAGAATAAATCCATTTGTGGTTTCCGGAAATGATAGCTGATAAGTCAGTGATGCAGAGAAGCACAGTAAACTGTGGAAGGGGAAGTCCAGAGTACCTCGCAACAAGGGTAGTCGCCAACTGAGTGTGCGAGTGGGGTTTAAATGCCAGTTCTAATGAGATGATGATTAGATGCAGGTGCACATAGTTAAAACACGGGTGAGTGAGAGCGGGTGATTGAGGGAGAGTCCGGAGCGCTTGTCAAAGTCACATCAAAAGGACTTCTGTACAATCTGTGTGTGCGGATACctgcaaaacaaaaaagaggGAAGATGACATTATTACAATACAGCTAAACATCCACATTTCAATTAACAAACAATGCCAGATAATTGCATAGTTTTTCCAAatgctttgtgtatttaagttTTAATGTACTAAAATGTACTTTGTTTTGTTCAAAAATTTTgctaaaat
This DNA window, taken from Xyrauchen texanus isolate HMW12.3.18 chromosome 5, RBS_HiC_50CHRs, whole genome shotgun sequence, encodes the following:
- the LOC127644032 gene encoding glutathione S-transferase C-terminal domain-containing protein-like, giving the protein MKQTDPQSDRESLYLEVSNQNDTVSLPLHSSIVLFLISYTECTSFHAFLVTDQPGILQSLSDLVPEGLCVSEVMRDELPELVRMCRLPAALEPDVCFCRAGLAVVLRHIIQRTCKLKPGRRDVASLLGFKNTCLKACAEVSQWTRLCELDIPSAVEKHLQNPEEHTHQVPSAILNLEKRLGEPVKVHNDDKIRRQKLQQQKKTSSQSEAQLNGSSSEGGPLTQGHLSESDHGVELSAALVKLSMDAVPPVSTRECSDIRKVKTTDLPELEHVFAEGLYFTLTDVVLLPCIHQYLISLQKHAASSLSHLPLLLRWYQRVQELPSVLRAAKDCGMTLHSLNTAEPCPPHPEAPQPSGAQHEAPKLKQEPFIGGPRPTLTKLQDNGIDAIYSPHPCPSWTLDWESLPVAVNPTEGKMSDARAIRKQQQLNNLVAMVTEMARPGHIVVDFCSGGGHVGIVLAHRLPKCQVVLIENKEESLVRARDRSTQLGLTNIGFIQTNLDYFTGNFNIGVALHACGVATDMVLDRCLQARAGFVVSPCCYGFIQNTLKFNFPKSTRFAETLSYKEHMILCRFADQTAVSLPTERRSIGKRCMGLVDLDRSWAAETQGYSVRVMTMVPESCSPKNNMLVGEPTR